From the Antennarius striatus isolate MH-2024 chromosome 15, ASM4005453v1, whole genome shotgun sequence genome, the window CAGATGTTTGAATAGAGCCAAGTTGTTATTCTAGATGTTACAACCTTTGACATTGTAGAATGAGTCATCAGGAAGTCTGAACCGAGAAAGACCAAAAAAGGGAAATGAAAACACCCGAGGAGGAATAAACTCAACATGATTtgatcacagaaaataaataacagtgGTTCCTAAATTCTTGGTAGATGTGCTCACACAGCCAGTTTAGCTACACAAGGTTTGCATTAGTACTCAGAAACTTCTCCCACATTTTCTGAATGTAGAGGCCTTGGTTTGGAATCACTACGATGCATAACCACTCCAGTCCAATCCTGCAGGCACATTCTTTTGAATTCCCTTGCACcaacaattgtttttttatatttttgtttttctttttttttgctctaaaGATTTGAAaaatcatcatcgtcatcatcatcaacctTTGTTTATATAGCGCTTATATAGAGAAATGGATCATTGTCGTTGACGCTGTTGCAAACAAAAGTACAGTATTGTCAAAAACTCATGCCAAAACACTGAAGGTATAACGATGTCATGAACTCAAACACGAACTGTGTTTTGAAAGCTTTAACAAAGCTTTTATATTTGTTGGGATACGGAGGGCCTGTGGTCGTAGCACTGTAGTGTATGTATCTggttaaaaatttaaaacagtaGTTTGAATTTTAGATGGTCTattttctgcttcctgttttattttgatattgcGTGTTCCATATGCTGTTTTTACTTTACActtacagatttatttatttttcttgtgatCTGTTTGTTGCCCTGTCTTGGTTTCAGTCTTGTTTTCCATTCCGGTTAGTTCCTTCTTCTCTGCAGACCCTGTTCAATGTTGGCTGAACATAAAGCCTCCTCTCGTCTTCCCCGTTCATGTTTTTCTCTCCAGTGCTTGTCTGATTGTTTCCACCTGTCGAAGGTCTCCGCCTCCCTGCACCACCTGTTTCCCATTGTCTCCTCTCCCAGTGTATTTAGTCggtgtgttttcctgtctttgttcaCCATTTACTTGCGCCCTGTTTAATGTGAATGATTGCCATACATTCTGGATTTTTGTGTTCATGTAAGTTTGTTCAGTCTTTTACTTTTgcctatatttatatatttaatgttttctctttgtattttcacatttcaacaCTAATATCTTAACATTTTTTGTCGCTGTAACCGTGTGTGAAGGTTATGAAGGTTATTTTCCcaaatgcacacacaattaCCTCATTGTTCACTGCTTATAGGCATTTGATTATGCACAACAGCATTCCCGCTTCCTcttattttaatcacaaaaccaCACCATGAACTGAAGTGAGATCACTTACATAAGTTTTATTGTGCACATGTAGGCTCATAGCACGCACAAAGTGTTATAGTTGTTCCACGAACAAAGTCATGTCAATCTTGCATTACAATtatcaaaaaagaaatttatatccctgatatttgtttttatttatttcatttacattttcaaaggTTCTTCAAACATCCATAATTAGATGCAGAGTCTTGCTATATCAAGGTCTGGTATTGCATGGTGAACTACTAACAAGCTCATATATGACTATCATGGGCCTTTATTGCTTACAATCAAACTATTTGCTATACAACTGCCgtatgcatgtttttattgcatAGTTATTCAAACAAGAGTAAGGCATATATTAACGTAAGGAACAAAAGGCTTCTACTGTTTAGAGAGAAATCACAATCAAAGCATCCAAAGTCACATCGGATTAGTGTGAACACTTCACTTACATAAGGTTGTTGTATCCATATTCAAAAATCGAATGTTCATTCTTGCTTCAATATCAAATTCACTCAGCAACTAAAAAAAGTTAAAGAGaatcataaattatttaaaatgtataacTTGGTAGAGATTCTATTATTTCGTTTGATGCGTACTGACCTTAAGGAAATGCTCAAAGGTGATTCCCTCGTAGAATTCATCCGGCTCCTGCATGTGAAAGCATGATGTTACCGAAACTTGGCAGGCAGGATAACATCTGTCTTAACGGCGTCTTGAGATTTTACAGTTGACATACCATGTGACCCATTGAAATACTGGCCACCTCCAGCATGGCTGCATCAGCTATGCTTTTGGCTGTTTCCTTCCCCAATGCCCCGCTGCGAGATAAcagctcctccaccacctggacagatgtggaaaaaaaataaatcaatgaatacTATAATAATCCCAAGGGAGATTGTTCAAAATTACCTTATGTACAGCCTTCTCCTTTTTCCCTCATTAGCTTCCATTTAATCTTTACAGAGAGCCATTTAGCTCCAGACACAATCACAGCAGAAAGGGAACAGATTGCTGCACTTTCCACtatttaatgataaattaatcaaatcaatCCAAGCTGCATGGAAGCAATCTGAGGCTCACATGTCTGTATTCCTCCAGGGTTATTGTTCCGTCGTTGTCTGTGTCATGCATATTGAATATAACTGCAGAGAAAGACGTAATGATCAGTTATAATAGAAGAGTGTCAGCCACAGATATCCTGAGCGATTTGTTTTTAGCACACACATCTCAGCTTCTCCCTCCTGACGCTGTTACGCTGCTCGGCCGTCATGTGGACAGAAGGCGGCCTGAAATGGGACATGACCACCAGGAACTCCTCAAAGCCTATCTCCTCAACTGTACCTTCACCATTCTGACGGAAGTTTCTTTAGGAACACAGGAAGAGAAATCCAcatcaaaatcacatttatgcaacaccaaaataattttttttaaaaatgtagttgaGGCAACTACAAGTAAACGATTGCTGTTGTACCTTCGGTCAAAGAAGGCCTCTATGATCTGTGAGCGGATGGGGTTGCATGCTAGATCTGGGATTTCATTGAAGTGATCTCTCCTGCGTGAAGTTGTAACACAACTTTAAGGAGTGGCACATGGTTGCAGTACACAATTGCAAGTTGCCGTCAAAgcgctgtgtgtatgtgtgtgtgtgtgtgttaaagcctGTCAGGCTGGTTCACAAATTTAAAGgaagttgttttgttgtgtgaaCTTGGCTTcataacaaatcaaacaaaaacaaaagcctgAGTAGATTTGAAAGACACACAAGTTTGGCATTTAAAAGTCAAACTTACCGGAGGGTTTCTCCATTGTGACTCAGCTGCTTAAATCTTTTGTGTAAGACTCTGATCTGCTCAAATGAAACTGGAAACAAGACAGGCACctttttgaattaaaatcatttatCGTGCGTTCATTAATAATGTCAATTACGGCAAAATCTGTGAGGAACAAAGAAGGTGTAAAAGTAATACGGTGCATTAATCAAGATGAGATTCAAATTAGTGAGTCCTGTCTGTGGTAGCCAGTCATGACCTAACAGGTTCAACTGGAGGCTTTCAAGGCTCCAGATCTGGATATTCAAATTTTATGGAAAACACTTGTGTTGTGGACCCACCTTCACCTGTCACCTCTTTGGCTAcaggtgggtggtggtggaggtgggggaagCATCTAAACAGGTATTATGtgtatttctttctgtttaatTGCTCTGTCAAAGCTTTCACTGCTACATCTCATGCATTATTAAATGCAATCATCGCTGTTTATTGGGTAAAGTTACACATTCATTAATTTACCACGTGAATTATTCATTCCAACCGGCCTAGACTATTCTGTAAGTAAACAGATACgtataataaaatacagtagtCGGAAGGCAGTCGGATGGTTGTGGCTTAATTCTATATCTCGGAGCATTGGGTTCATGTTTTCTTCCTCCTTACACGTCTGGCTGAAGAATTTCAAAGCAAAAAAGTGTTTAAAGGCtttgtaaataataaagatGCCAACTCACAGCCAGTCTTTTCCGCCAGAGCCACGAATTCTGGATGATCAGGTGAGGACTGGAGCGCTCCCATAACCCAAAATACGTTTCTTCCCGTCTTCTCCAGAATAAACCCCACCGGATATATAGATTTAGCCGAAGCTGACGGACCGGATCTAAAATGATCACCTTTCTGTATCATCCATGTCCGTCCCGACTCTTTGTGTGACCGACACCGGAATCACTACGGCCGTCCCTGCGCGGTCTCCGAGCTGGACTCATCCACGCAGCGCACGGTACTTCCGCAACTCCGGCCCCGATGACGACACATCTGTAGAAACAACAGCGTCAATTATTCATTCtagactttttatttattcagaaacTCGATCGTTTCCGCCGACATCGCAAGAAAGGCGATATCCACCAAGCTGAAATGTATCACGTTATTTTATCCAACATAGAAAAGTTCTTCAGCGTTATTTTACGCATTCATTCAGCTTtgatgaaattataaaaaaagTTCCTTAGGTGGTCTGTTTTAGACTCACATTGAAGTTTTAAACAAGATCCTTAAACTGCCATGTGATTATTTGGTATTTTTGATAATTAGAGGAGAATTAGTAATTTTTGTTCCTCTGTTTTCCTGTACAAGTATGTGTTGGCAGGTATCCAGTCAAAGGAGCTTTCCCAATATGAGTGGGTTTGAGTCAATGTCCCACTGACGTGTGGGTCTGGACGTCAGGAGGACTTTTACAATATAGAAACACACCAAGCTCTTGcccaagacaatattttttcaaatggCATGAAGATGCCGAAAGAGTTGCAGACTGGGGTGATGGTTCCTcctttcaaaaagggggaccagagggtgagTGCCAACTACAGGGACATCAGCCTCCTTGGTAAAGTTTCGCAAGGATCCTAGAGAGGGCTTgagagtatgcccatccagtctaaatgtgttttgtggacttggagaaggcgtacgatcaaGTCCCCTGGGAgttactgtgggaggtactgtgggagtgtggggtgagggggcctctcctcagggccatccaatccctgtatgcccaaaTAAGAGCTgcattcgggttctcggcagtaagtcagactcgTTCTGAGAGGCTGTTGGCCTCCTACGCGTCGAAAGGAGTCAGATGAGGTGGTTTGGgaatctggtgcggatgcctccctagggaggtgttcctggcaagtccagctgggaggagacctcagggcaggCCCAGGACCAGGTaaagggattatatctcaacactggcctgggaatgccttgggatcccccagtcagagctggtggatgtggggaaagggaagtttggggctccttgttgaagctggTGCCCCCGTGACCTGACTCcagataagtggtggaagatggatggatggatagatgaatggcATCAAAACCTATTTTAAAAAGTAGGTTAAGAATATTCATAATACattttgaaagacaaagaattttttttcttcacaatttTGCCTTTAATGGTTGTTTCAGTTCCAACAGAATGGCAGAAATAGTGAGTTCTGAAAGGTAGTTCATAGAACGCATAGTGCGTGGCTTTTTAAACATTATTatacataattttatttcaaatgtagaTTTCATagctgtaaaaacaaatttaagttATGAACATTCAATAGTTTCAAAAAGCTCAAGCATGGCTTCTGTATTTGACACAACGGGGTTTGGCAGAGCAGCGACTGGATCGGACCTCCAGGTGAGACTGCAAGACTgcacaggtcatgtgacctggagTTCTGCAGCCTGTCTGCAGAACTGACAAAACCTGAGGAGTAAGCTTTAACTTCTGATGCCCAAATCATGAGTGGACATGTCTTCAAGCCTTCCCAAGCGGAAGCAGACAGCCTgctataaacacaacacaacacaatgaaaatgtaaatgatcacattattaaagaattaaagcctcaggcaaaaaaaaaaaaaaatactgctgcATTACAGCCATCAGGAGGAGTTCATTGCAGGCTGTTCCTCACTGGAAAAACCTGTTCTGATAGACTTGACTTAGCTGTGGTCTGAACACTAATACGTTCTTCAGCCGGCAGTGAGCAGCAGGTCACCCTGAGGGAGTCGACATTACATTAAGGGCCCTAACACCGAAAATGTAATATGTCTAAAGCATCTTAAGGTCATATTCTCCATTATTCATTCtttgttacattttattttatcacttaACCTTGATTTTGACGTTCTGCCTCTTTCATGATTGTCTGCCCAACCCTGATCAGACGGACCCGTGTCTGGGTGTCCGTTCTCCTAATATCTAAAAAGTGTCATTGTTGGACCTCTGTTTTCATTCCAGTCTTATTCACAATGTTTATTGATCACTTTCTTAATTTTTGAAACCAGCTGCCTATTGGACTTCAGGCTTGTCTGATTTCTCTGATTACCTTTGTGCAAACTGTTTTTTGTGAAGTAATGTCCATGTTTTTTTCCAAGTCAATCCttatggggttttttgtttgttatgaaGCATGCTTTTCTGTTACTTCCTGTGTGGTTCCATTCTTTCAGAAAAAGGGTGTAATAATTCATATAATAAATGCTTTAAGAATCCTAAAGTACTCAGAGGTTGGAATGGAAGCTCAAAAAAGTGGCCTCATAGTGGCCTTAATCAAGCAACACCACTGGAAAGACGGGTTGTTGATATAGTCAGGGTAAATGTAATATATAGGGTAAtgtacatacaaatacaaagcaCGTAATTTATGACTCCTTATTATGATCTCtgtgttctttgtgtgttttcctctgcaGGTTAcgcctcccctcctctccaccCATTGTGGAGCTGCAGCCTGAAGCCACTTTGTTAATCACGGCCCGCAGTTTGGAAGCCCTGATTCCCAGCAGTGTGGTGCCCATGTGTCAGATGGCAGTGATTGTGCTGCATGTGTGAAAACCTCGTGATCGATACAAGCTTTGAATTTCCTCATGAAACAGTAACTTCTTCTGATAATGTTAATATCTGTTTATTATTGGTTGTAGGTATTGAAGCACTGTCCTCTGtttgttgatgtttgtttgcaGATAGACACCTCAATGTGGTTTTGTATTAAAAAAGCCTTTGAGTTCTTaactttcatcatttttgtctctgttttgttctttaacacaaattcaacatttttctcCCCTCACCCCTCAGACTCTTGGGATGTAATTCTTGTCAATAATGCTTTGCTGATTATAACCCAATCAGGTCATTGGCTGGAGGTCCCCTAGATTTACCTAGAATTAAATCTAACGCTGGGGAAGGTGGGGAAGGTGCCTCTTAGTCTAGACCAGCTCCCTATTGATCTAAAGGCAAATTTAGTTAACCTGTAATGAAATTTGCAAGATTAATGAACAAAACgttttctttaatgttcacAGCATTATGGCTGACCTCTTGGCTGTTGGAACATGAAGAACATAATATGACTGCACAAATGTTGAAATAACACGAGAAGTGAAACCATCTGTGGGTCAAAATAGTTTTAAGTAATGTAATACCAAAGTCTGTCACTTGGTGGTAGTGTTTTGTCAACT encodes:
- the tescb gene encoding tescalcin b; the protein is MIQKGDHFRSGPSASAKSIYPVGFILEKTGRNVFWVMGALQSSPDHPEFVALAEKTGFSFEQIRVLHKRFKQLSHNGETLRRDHFNEIPDLACNPIRSQIIEAFFDRRNFRQNGEGTVEEIGFEEFLVVMSHFRPPSVHMTAEQRNSVRREKLRFIFNMHDTDNDGTITLEEYRHVVEELLSRSGALGKETAKSIADAAMLEVASISMGHMEPDEFYEGITFEHFLKLLSEFDIEARMNIRFLNMDTTTLCK